CCGGGATGACTTAGCCCGTGCAGTGAATCGAATATTGGCCGCCGAAACTGATGGGGCGCGAACAGGTGAGGGGCTGCCTGCGATGTGTTGCAGGTGACCAACGTTGTTGTGTAGGGCAGTGGTACCTCCGCAAGCTGGAGCGACGAGCCTTTTCCCCGCAATTGGCCCAGCTCGGGGTCATGTTGCTTGGCCGAGGCTATAGCTTGGAAATAGACAGGGCCAACAGGCACAGCGCCGATCCCCGACAGTGCgtcagctgcctgattttcggTCCCAGAGATATGGAGGATGTCCGTAGAAAATTCTGAGATAAAGGAAAGTTACTGAAGCTCACGTTCTGAGTACGATGAACTGTCGTTCTTGAAAACGAAGGTTAACGGCTTGTGATCGGTCAGAATGTAAAAGCTGCACCCTTCAAGAAAAAATACGGGAATAGCTGACAGCGCAATAGATGGACAACATCACCCTCCCAAATGTGCTTAATGAGCTTCTGAAGGTTGGAGGCGCTTTGAGAAGAAGCCCAGCGACCTCAAGTCAGTGTCTGCGTGCTGCCGCAGCAGTGAACCCACTACCGCGGTCGACGTGCCTACTATAAGGCGAGTTGGCGCATTGGGTAACGGGTGAATCAGCGGCATGGCAGTCACCAGCCACGTTTCGGCTTCCGGGAAGGAGTGTTCGTGCTCCGAGGACCAGTAAAAGGTAGGCTGTTTTCTGCAGACGCGATGCAGCAGGTCGGTAAGCAGTAGAAGAACTTGCACGCTGGATGGTACGGAGCGCCTGTGAAAATTTATGAGCCCCAGAAACTCGCCCAACTTTCGGAAAGATCTTGGAGAGCAGAACTCCTCGATTTCCTGCACCCGTGATTCCAGTGGTTTGATGCCTTGAAATGCGATAGCCGAGAAAATCGAGGGCTTAAGCCCCGAAAATACATTTCTTCGTCATTAGGACCAGGCCGTGTTCCTCTAGTCGCTCAAATGGAAAGCGAAATTGCTATTTGTGCTCTTCGTCCGTGCGCCTTTTCAACGACaatgtcgtcaaggtagacgaAAATGAACGGGAGTGCGGGTGTAACCTCGCCGACGAACCTTTGAGAACATTGCGCCGTATTCTTCAAGCCATAGCGCATACGGACGAATTTATAAATAGGACAAATTGAGTCGTGATTGCTGTCTTGGGAATGTCGCTGGCTTCGAAAGGAATTGGATGGTACGCGTTGATCAAGTCGATCTTGCTGTATATTTTGGTTCCTGCGAGACGAGCGCCGAAGTCATGTATGTGGGGCAGGGGATATTGATACGGAGTACTGACGGCATTCAAAGCTCGGTAATCACCACAAGGCCGCCAGTCGCCCCTGTCCTGCTTTGGAACCAGATGGAGAGGTGAAGACCAATTGCTGGAGGAAGGACGGAATAACGACGAGCTGAAGCATGTGTTCGAGCTCACAGCGGCCGAATTCCAACCTCCGTCCAGCGAGCCTCAGTGGCCGCGCGGCGACAGGTGGGCCGGTGGTGGTGATGCGTCATTTGGTGTTTCACGGGCAGCGCATCGTTTCGTAACTTCGTGAGTTGCGGGTACTCAGCAAGTATCTTGCCGTAGGTTGAGACCGCCCGAAACGTATGGATGCCAGTTGAGGCGTTGAGGCGGAGTTGGAACGCAGGCCAAGTACATCGAGGGATGTGACGTTATCCTTTAAGCACCCATCGCGTACACTACCATCTAGGTGGAAATGGCTAAGGAAGTCCACTCCGAGTATACCAAAGCTGACGTTGCCGATCACAAACACCCATATATGCAAGTGCCGGAGTCCGATGTCTAGCGTGACCGGAGACCATACGACGTGATACCAGTGTTGTTCACTGCGTGGAGCGTAGGTGTGGATTTGCCGCGTTGGCGATCGGCGGCCGTGGCGAAAACAATAAACAACTCGGTTCCAGTGTCGACGAGGAGTCGGGTGCTGGTGATTCGGTCAACTGCGAAGAATAGGCGGTTTGCGCAAAGACCGATGTCGCATGCCGCTGTTAGCGACTCGCCTGTGCGTTTCGCGTCCACGAACAGGTCTGAATGCAGCGACTTGCTTGTTCGAGAAAGCGACGGTGATACCGGAACAACTGCTGTGAAGAGTCTCTAGGTACGCTGCGAGACTGTGAAGGCGAATGATTGTGTCGAAGTTGGTCGTTAATGTTGCCGCCCACCGTCAGCTTCTCCAGTGTACTGGTAAGGTAGTCGACTGTTTCCTCCAGGCGCGAGAGTCGATCTCCTGGCTCTGAGATTCTCGCAGCGGCGATAGTTAGCTGTGCCGCAGACGTGCAGTCGTATATGTGGTCAGCGAGTACAGCTAACCGATCGAGACTCGCCTCGTCGGAACCCGCCAGCACCACGTGTGGGAGACGCCGCAAGAACAGCTCTCGCAAAATTGGAAGCTGGCTCTCGTTTTCGGGGTGGTCATTCAGCAACTGACTCAACCGGTGCAGGTGTTGTGACGGTCGTTGGTCGCCGAGTCCCTCGGAGAGGGGGCGTTGGAGCCTACTCTGTTGCGATGGCTTGAGGCGCTGCAGGACGATGCGTTTCAGGTCATCGTATGTTGCGGCCGAAGGTGTAGCCGCTAGCAAGTCGTCTATGGCACCGGCGATGTCGGAGGATAGCGCGGCGACGACGTGCAGGTACCTTGCTGTCTGTGAAGTGATGCGCCGGCGTTGAAAACGGGTGTCTATTTGCATAAACCAAAGTCGGGGATTCTCAGGCCAAGACCTGGGAAGCGGAAGCTCTGCGGCGATGACAGGAGGCGTAAACGTGGTGTCGCCTCTGACAGCAGGAGTAGGAGCAGCGTCGTCCATGGctagtgttcgaaaaaaaaaacgttaatgtCCTGGGTCACCCCGTCTTAGGAACTCGGTTTAGCGGAGCCAGTACACattttgacaggttgagaacggaGAGACTGGCTTTATCCTAAAGTAAacgcaggtttgccgagtggctgtggCGGTGCCCCAGTCGGGCAGCCACCTCATTTTCAAGAAAGAGCACAGGGCAATGTCCCTCAGGTGGAGGCAAGGCGAGTAAAATGGATTTCCCATAAGCGGAGACAACGTATAGTGACGGACAGTCGCTATAACTCCATGCGACGTTCTAGAACAGTCGCGCCTCGCAACCCGCCTGCTCTACAAGCAACGATAACGGGGACGTTGTGCGGGGCCATGCAACAAACACTTGGTAAAGTGACACTacaagcatagagaaagaaattcaacaagaggggacactcggccgAAACGGCAACAGGAAATGCGTCGCACTTGTATAAATACCTACCGACATAGCGTAGCGCGAAGGCACAATTACAAAGAAAAAACACAGAACTAGTCACAGGCGCTCAATAGTAGTATTAATAGTATTAATGCCGTCCGTTAGCTatcgcgagcatcagaaaaaaaaatgtgaaatgaGGTTAACATTGTTTCATTTTTTATcctttcccgctaaaactaaatATTCTTGCggataaatgaacttatactttgcgactgATTTTTATTGCGTTACCTAGCGACAGGCCAATGACACGCCAGACGctccagatgcatgcgtcatgcgccagacacgcCACGGCTGCGCATGTGAGCGTTCGCCTGTCCAGCGACCCGTTCatcttcccttttctttttttttttctgtttttaagcTAGCCTGTTTTGTTTGGCTCCCGGCTTAATCTTGCGTTCCTCCTGCACTTTGACACAGCACCACTGTACTACTGGACTATGGCAAGGTGAGAAATCTTCTGTGACAGTCTGCGACCCATTTCAAGCAATTTAGGCTTACGACACGGGTCTTATCCTTGTGACGCacttagcgaaaagcagctcggccgctGTAACATAGTTAGTTTCGCATGTACTGAATCTTACGGTGGGATGCACTTTATGCACAAGCATGGGATGCACTTTATGCCtcctccaccccccaccccccacccccccaacaATATatcttctttcggtactcacgcgtgtcgaaaacgcgacgagcggttaccaagagtgataacacgggaatgtgttgcttgcgccgacagaacgcgcaaaagataacacCGAAGAGCTCAAAAACCAGAACTCCTCATTCTAACATTCCGTCTTCTGAACGACAGAAATCAGGCTTTCGACCCACGcgtttgtcttgagtgcgagtagaaggcatcctgcgagcgtctagcatggtctggctaaGGGTCTGTGTTGTGGTCACCTCTGTGTACGTAACGTACCATGGCGTCGGCTGAAGCCAAGTTGTGTCGGAAACGCGCAGTAGCCCGTGTATATGGACTCTTAAAGCGCAGGTAATAATGCGCGGGAATGTGGGAATGCTTAGAAAACAGGTCTTTTCCTAATATTTTAtggtattaacgcgatagcgttaaggagctcgtgtcgcagaaaagccggtgtcgtcggcgtcggtgtcggcgtcggtgtttgcggcgttgaccgtgagcgataaatcacggcaggcgcttcataaataaaaagcaacttccaagactggcccggtgggaatcgaaccagggtctccggagtgtgagacggagacgctaccactcagccacgagttcgatgcttccaagcggtgcaaacgcgcctctagtgaatgcggtgttgccttcgaaacgagccgtggaaagttatactgcggtgtatatcggtaattatgaacatgtaacgtacagaagtcacaattacacgagttgcgaagtgcgtttccgctgcatttcttctgcgctttccgcacacgcagagccatcttgcggcaaacacagaagacccccctcctctcaatgtacggcgctgccccgacaggaggcgcgccgcgcgcgcattgggaccgctgccaggcgcgtcgcgggactccctctcccctgacgacgcttcgccgtgctcccggtttagataactatctatctctctgcccgtgccgatcacgacgtttggctggcgcagatcgtttcccctccgagacaccgagttctttggttcgttccattcgctcaggcgcacgtttcgttgccacgccgaacgctgcgttgctcgacgctcaccgcgtgataggtgggcgctaagtccgatgcggggcgcatcgtaagtgatcgctgtgccgtagcgcattgtcgaccccttggcgggtcgacgggaacgctgtcgcgtcccactcttgaaggcgaagcttaagcgtcctccaattttttgtttggGATATGCCTGGtaccgccgtagttgctcagtggctatggtgttgggctgctgagcacgaggtcgcgggatcgaatccctgccacggcggccgcatttcgatgggggcgaaataccaaagcacccgtttacttagatttaggtgcacgttaaagaacccccaggtcgtcgaaatttccggagccctcaactacggcgtgactcaatcagaaagtggttttggcacgtaaaaccccataatttaaagaaaattatatgctgggtattttctacgccatgtatgtaaaaACGAATCGcgtttgtttgtaatgccgcccatttaCCACTTTTGCACGTTTCACCTCTACCCACATTTTTCCTATAaggtctaaataccaaaatgacacatgcttgtaactTATTcttttcagctgatgccgtccaGTGGAACTTCGTACGGTAGCTACTGCTGCTTACTTGGTGCCACAAcattggatgaatgcacaaaaggCTTGGAAccagcatttatatagagcaaaataaacatttccgcATTTCACAAGATGTCTTGCGTCTTCCTTATGAAACTGCAAGTTGtacagattcgatggaggcttgtaaagatcattCGGAattatttttactaaataataaaacgattccgcacTAACCGCGCGTGGTTGAGCAGTATAagcgaaaaatgaaaaagaaatatacgCACCGATCAGTGCAGCTGGCGTGACGCGTTCAAGCTAGCTTTCAAAACGCGCGCGTCCGAAACTGAACCCTGAAGTATGGTTTAGGTATTTAATGCCGGTGACTTGGTGCGCTGCAGCctattcggccgctgggctctaaaTGATTGTCTACTCCTgtagaatttctttctctatgctgcaGGTGAGCTATGTGTGAAATGCTCGACTATAGTCGCTATCTCTGTATAACTGAGTATAGTTATCTTCTGTGCTATTCTTTCTCCCTATCCTTTACACCAGTACCTCACCCCCAACCCCCCCCAGCGCCCTTTCTTTTGACCTCTGTTCAGATGTCACCAGCCAAATCTAGGCAGTCTGCGGCCAGCATCTATTTTCTGCCTTTCCTATTTTCTTTATAAATTAAGTAAA
This Dermacentor albipictus isolate Rhodes 1998 colony chromosome 1, USDA_Dalb.pri_finalv2, whole genome shotgun sequence DNA region includes the following protein-coding sequences:
- the LOC135906748 gene encoding uncharacterized protein; this encodes MDDAAPTPAVRGDTTFTPPVIAAELPLPRSWPENPRLWFMQIDTRFQRRRITSQTARYLHVVAALSSDIAGAIDDLLAATPSAATYDDLKRIVLQRLKPSQQSRLQRPLSEGLGDQRPSQHLHRLSQLLNDHPENESQLPILRELFLRRLPHVVLAGSDEASLDRLAVLADHIYDCTSAAQLTIAAARISEPGDRLSRLEETVDYLTSTLEKLTVGGNINDQLRHNHSPSQSRSVPRDSSQQLFRYHRRFLEQASRCIQTCSWTRNAQASR